Within Tamandua tetradactyla isolate mTamTet1 chromosome 10, mTamTet1.pri, whole genome shotgun sequence, the genomic segment agaaaggaagaagtaaactgtcactatttgcaaatgacatgatcctatatttagaaaatccaaacaaaaaaagacaacaaagctattagagctaataaatgagtttagtaAAGTAGCGGGATAGAAgagcaacatgcaaaaaaaatcaatggtattTCTGTACATTAATAATGAACTatctgaagaagaaaacaagaaaaaaattccacttacactTATAACCAaaaaatcaaacatctaggaataaacttcaaagatgctaagagaaatcaaagaagacctgaataatggaaagacattccatattcatgaattggaaggctaaatgtcattaggatgttaattctacccaaattgatctacacattaaatgcaataccaacaaaatcccaacagcctactttgcaggaATGAAGAaactaattatcaattttatttggaagggtaagggtcctcaaacagccaaaaacattttgaaaaaagaaaaattaagtgagaAGTATCACACTCCCTGTCTTTAagaatattataaagccacagtggtcaaaacagcatggtattggcataaagacagacatattcaTCAACGGAACCAAACTGAGACTTCAGAAGTTGACCCTCAgatctgtggtcaattgatttttgataagggtcCCAAGCCCACTCAACCAGGACAGATCAGTCTCTTCAGGAAATgatgttgggagaactggatatccaaaaccaaaagaatgaaagaggatccctatctcacatgCTAtgtaaagacctaaatataataagcaataccataaaactcctagaagtaaatgaagggaaatatcttGAAGATCTAGTgatcttagactttacacccaaagcacaagcagttttttagattttacacataaagcacaagcaacaaaagaaaaactagataaatgggagctcctcaataTCCAATACTTCAGTGTGTCAATGGGTTttatcaaaagggtgaaaaggcaaccatcccaatgggggaaaatatttggaaaccacacatctgataggagtttgatatccagaacacataaagaaatcctacagctcaacaataaaatgacaagcagaccaattaagaaatgggcaaaagacatgaatagacatttttccaaaaaggaaatatagatggctaaaaagcatatgaaaagatgctcagtttcactagctattggagaaatgcaaatcaaaactaaaatgagaGATCATCTTTCACCTACTATAATGGCCTCTAtgaaacaaacagcaaactacaggtgttggagaggatgtcgagaaattggaacattttcactactggtgggaatgtaaaatggtacagccactgtgaaggatggtttggtggttcctcaggaacctaagtATAATGTTGCCTTATGATCCTGCTACTTGGGATATACACAGAAGATCTGAAagtttggacatttgcataccaatgttcaaagcagcattattcacaattgccaaaagatggaaacaacccaagtaatcaccaacagatgaattgataaaagaaaatacagaaggtTACAGGCAAAGACATCACGGACATTAACTGGAGGCCCCAACTCACCTGCCAGAACCAGCTCCCCTGAAGCAGGATTAGGCTTGACCGTAGAAGCTCCAGAAGTACATTCTTCCACATGAGGAACTCCATGAAGGCAACCAGACCCGTCACAGTGACAACCAAGACGAGAAGCTGGTGCACATAGATGTCCAGCATTTCCCGGCCATGAGTATGGTTGTAAAAGACAAAAGCTGATAGAAGGGAAAAACAACTTAACTTTTTCAATGAAATCAAGGGCCATCTGCCCGTTCTCTATTATGGTACTCCTCACTTGATTCCttcctctatttctctctctctttctcactctctttctttctctttctttctcatgtcTCAAAATTTTACACACACCCATTTGTCCAAAAGATTGGATGACCTCTGCTTCCCACAGGGATGGAATCCTCTAGCATTTTTTGAGAAATCACTACCTCTTTAGAATGGAAACTTTAAAACCTACcactccttcttccttccccaaaCTTTGTCCTCTCCTCTAATACACCAGAGAATTGTCaactaaatatattttgagaCTCTTGTATGCAGAAGGATCAATAACAAGCAAGATAGAGGTGGGAGAGTAGGAGTTAAGTGAATACAGGGATAAAGAAGATGGAGCCTTGCCTCAATGGGATTTCATTCAACAGAGGAAGCAAACAGGAACAAATTATTACAACAGACTCTGATGAATGTGATAAGATGATCTGCAAACACCCAAGATGTAGtaattgactatattttaatCCCATAGGCAAATTTCATCTTCATCCTCATCCTTTTCATTTACACAAGGAGCAAAAGATATTCATTCAAAATACAGTACTACCATAAAATAATGAGCATCATGTTATTGTCTTCTGGTTCCCATCTTTTATCTAGCCTGTGTTCTCTAAGAGGAGTAGGCTAAAATCATTATATTTAGATGGTAGCAAGGCAGACAATTACAATTTGACGGCCCACTGATAACTTGGCACTATTTAAGTTCCATAATCAATTTATTTCTTACATttctaatagattttaaaaattactacaaTTTTTCCCTCCATATagcaactgaaaaataaaattgaaaaaaatacattttccattAATCTCTCAAAAAATAGGACCTTATATTTTTGCATGACTAAATATATGAACACTATGTATCATGTAATGGCAGAGTTTTTCTATATCAGTGTGACAAAGGCTAGATAGTAGTTGGTAAAAGATATGCTGCTGTTAGTAGCCACCTTTTATTAAGACACTCATGTTGCACTACTCTAGGCTcagtttttgattttttaaaatgaaaataatataatttccaGGACAACCCAAAGATAAGTAGCCATTGCAGTGGTATTTTAAGATGTGAAATATGAACAAAGCACATTGAATGATTGTGCTTGTCCAATTCTACTGAATTACCCAGAAGAGAGGGAAAATCTTTAGGATCCTGCCTAGTACATCCAAAAATATTTCACCATGGTCTAGAAATAAGACCCTATCAATCAAGGCTGCACCAGGAGCCCAACAGTATGTTATTGAAAAGGTCTATACAAATTCCCAATAATAATGAAAGGTGCAGGAAAAGACTCATTCATACTTACCCTCCACAAAtaaggcatttgacaacattAACCTGGTAACGGAGACAGGAAGTGAACTGATGGTGAAACATAAGATGTTTGCCATGCCAAGTagcccaaagaagaaatacatggtGCAGTGTTGCCACCCCAGAAGCTGGTTCCACTGGCCCTCTTTATAGTCATATATGGTCAGGTAAGACCCTCCAGGCATAAACTGTTCCCCACAAATGCCTACAGAGAAAGGATCAACAGTTTAGCAACCCACTCTATAACATTACCAAGAATTAGGGAGATGCAGGAGGATTACTTATTTCCATCTAATATCCTCTTGTGATAGATTCCTCCTTCTGGGCTCCCCAAACAGCTAAGCAATTGTATTTTAGTCTTGTTTTCGAAAGTCAAATACAAGATCTGTTAGCCAATTTTAATCAAAGATAACCAAGTTACTCAATCAGTTATTTTAGATCTTCAAAGTTGATGATCTAAATTCTCATGCCTATTTCAGTCTAGTGACTAAGAATAATCCTAAATGGCTTAGAGTGTTAAATTTATATGATCAGATTCATAAAGGCTGAACACCTTCTACTGTCTAATACATCTTTGAGTAGCTATCAAGAAATAGGGGTTGTGCTTTGTTCaggataaaaaaatgttaaagagttCAGCTTTTCCCCAATTAGGGATACCTGATGAAGCCCAGATAGGTATAGCATATGGTTTAGTGAGCTATGCAAATGAGTGAACTTCCTTAGAGATGCTACTTTATTTGTTAATCTACAGAATTTGTCAAGGAAGCTCTTCTCTTTGGAAATGGCTGTCCCTGCAATTTGATGGTTGTAGCAAAAACCTACTGACATgaataaaggaagaagaaatccAGTGGGAAAATGGGAAGTTTTACCATTCCTGCAGTGGAACTCTGAATACACAGAACATTTTCAAAGAATCTCCATAGTTAATGAATGGATGATCTTAGAATGATGGATCTTAGAAACCATCTGGCCTAGTCTCCCTCTCCATTttaggaatcaagaaaaaaggatGAGTGGATAAGGCAAGGCTTTCCTCAGTCCTGACTATTCTCTACAGCCTATTAGGAATGGTTTATTGTTCAAACTTTCCCATAACCACATGATTACTTTGGTGTCATTTTGCAAAATGGTTTCtggtagaatttattttttcaggcatcagaatatttgatattaaaattATGTCAGAGGTTCCAACTAATACTCTAAAAGAAATTCAGACTATGGAGACAAGTAATTTCTATGACTAATTCATCAAGAAATAAATAAGCCTTTATATAAGCATAAAGGCTCACCTTATAACAAACTGTATTACATAAAATTATAACTAGAGTATGTGTTAAAGAAACattgaataaaaatttattttaataatttctcaaTTTGGTAGTGAATTTTCTTTCTATGAGAAAAGATCAAAATGGAGAAAGCAGAACACAAAAATGGTCTACTCACCAATTAAAGCCATGATGATTAAAACGATTCCCTCCAAAATTTCTAGTCGGTGGAATAAAACTTTGGAATCAAGGTAGCAAGTATGCTTGTACTTTTTGCAGGCATATTTCAGAATGCTCTTTGTACCCCACCAAAGACCTCCTATGATAAAAAAGCTTCCAGGAATGGCATGACCTCTGAAACTCCCCATCTCAGTCTATCAAGAGAAGAACACATAGACGATGAAGAGATTTCATTTCCACAACCACCAAAACATCGCTTGTTTCCATAAAGTGCACTCTCTTCAGATGATTATGGGTACAACACTAATTTAGAAGGAGTTTTAACATGTTGTCAATTTAGGATACAGGTTTAGAAAAGCTAAATCACTGGCCCAGGTTATTTAATTGCCCAATAATTCAGTAAAAGTTTCCTTGTTCTTAATAAGGAGACCAAAAGGAATTCTTAAAATGATAGCATGTATGTCAGAACAGAATTGTactttatacatatttaaaagtcAGTAAAGAGCCTTCCTGACTTGTTTTCCCTCTCTTCCCCTGCCTAGGCCACTTGGAAGCTATCTGTTCCAGATGGCATAACTACAACACAGAGGAAAGCTAACCAGACTACTTCAGATTTTGCAACCCTTTATTGTGTTAAGCCATTGAAGCTTTGATTTTTATTGTTATCACATTTTAGCCCAGTTGTTCCAGACCGATACCAGCCAAATCAAATTATAATTTCTGGTACACTCTTGCCACATGGTGGAGCCATGTCTGACTAGTAAATACAAATAGCCTCCtctttttaatcaattttataaAACTCCAGTCTTCAATTATATCAGTTTTGAATTATATGAGCAGTCCTCTGTTCAAACACGTTGTACCATCAACAGAATAATGATACAGTCCAGAATCCTCTTTGTGGATCTGACACTAAGATCCAGGATAACTTATGAAAGGAGATTTCAAAATTCCCCTGGCCCTCCTGAGCATTTAGCTTCTTTGGTGGGTACTGGGCTTATACTTTGGAAAAGTCTCCTGGGGATTACTTTTGTATTATTCTGACAGAATTATAAAGATTCAAAACAGGAATGTGAGGCTGACCCAAACACTAAAAATCTCTTTAACCCTCAAACATCACTTCACTCTTAGCTCCTAAAATACCATTATCCAGAAATCTATGTTTGGTACCATGCAACATATTGTCTAAATGCCAACCAGTCCAGAGGTGGATTAGATTTAAATGCAAAGAGCAAACACATTCTTCTTTGAAGGAGAATATAGGGCTTTCCTCATCcacaaagtaaaaaaatacaaGTCAGGAAGCTAGCAGAACCCCCCAGGAAAATCACCAGGGTAGGACACAAGAAGGATCATCCTCAGCATCACCACATATAAGCTCCTGGGAAAAGTAGTTAACGCTGGGATAAAACAGTCAGCTGCAAGAATGTAGCACTGGCTTCCAGATGCAGTTCATCCTAAAAATTCCTACTCTTCCCCcatccatagaaaccatctgctCTGAGTAACTCCACACACCATCCCCTGGCATGAAGACAAGAAACAACTCCTGATACCCTCATTGACTTCTTTTCTAATTCCCTGCTGCAACACACACAATACTCACTCACTTGCCACCCACaaggcaatttttttaaaaccctaGCATTTAGAAATGATATTGAGCAAATCTGCAATATAAATCAGGTATTAGGTATTAGTTCCCACTGCTAGAGCCACACAAACCCTAACTCAAAAGAGTATAGAGAAACAAGGGTCTAAAATTTTCTTAGTAGAATCTGAAGCAGAGACCAACTTTCactataaaataaataccattaaGGGAAATTATATCAAACTATAGTTTTATCTTGAGCCACCACCAAATTAAATTTTCCTAAATCTTCATTAATTATTCATATTTcaagacacatttataaatttcaatACACTAAACAAGTTTTAACTATCTTGAACTTCACTTTTCTGTTTGCCTTAACACTCAAAAGTAAAATGTATACAAGCATATGTAGTTTTACGGTTTTTTTCCTCTCCATCACTCCAAACCTATACAATTCCAAGTTTCCATActaaaaatttcaacttttttgaaataatttacttAGTAAAATCCTTACCTTCATATTTTCCTCAATGTCAAGTCAGACTCAGTTTTTTTCTGCCAAGAATTTGCCGAGTTTCACTCTCAAGAAGCAAAAGTAGGGGCTGACTGGACTTAAATGTAGAATTGCCTGATCTTCCTCCTCAGAGACCAAACCAGTGTACACATAACTTTCCAGCATGAAGTCATGCAAGTAAATCTTCAGAATATGTCACAGTGTATGCATAAATTTAAATTCAGGGAACACGCCCTTTTGAAAATACTACCTTCCTTTCTAAACACTGTGCCATAGAGTAACTCCAGGTAAGATTTGGCTTGCACCCCACCCACCAGGACACTAACCTCCTTCAGGAGCCACCTACATAGAGGACTAAACTAGTGCAGCATGAGTAAGCTTCACTGTCTTGTTTCCAAGCCATCAGGATAGACAGCAAACAAAGGCAATGGTCATGGCAGCAGCAACATTACAGAGCTcctaaaaagacaacccatttcctAACTGGCAGTGCCTCAAACAAGAGATTACCATAGATGTCAAGGTTGGAGTCATGTCCAAAACAAAAGTTATAGGAATAAGAAAAGAAGGGGAACAGATATGCTCTGGATCAAACAATGAACTCATTTGGAATGCTTTCCTTATCACTATCTGCATTTGCACAGATGCAGGGACCTCAGATATGTGAGGTACCTATGAGAGAACAAGCATGGCCCCACTGTCAGAAAACTTACAATACATGAGGAAAGTAGGAATACAGAAATACCAAAATATGTCCCTAACCAAAAAACTGGTTACAAGTTCTGTGAGAGTTATTAAGGTAAGTGGCTGTCCTGAGATAGGGAatgggctctatctgagattataTGAAGGAGGAAGTAATTTTAGAGCAGTATAGTGGAGGAGGAAACCCAGGTGACCAGCAGACAGTATGAGGAAGCATTTTAACAATGGATGGAGAATTGTCTAActggaagaaagaaagcagagaaggaaggTCTGGTCTGCAAGAAGGTTACTCATTCACTCatagcccagcccagcccagctcatCATCTGACCTTAAGAAGATGAGTGTCTCTTGTTTTTTTCAGATGGTATTGCCAGGATGCAGGAATCCTATCTGAATAAAAAGAATGGCAGGAAGGATTACAGTGAATTCCAATAGATGCCTACAGTCAACAATCTTTAGTTTaaatgtcgtttccaaatattattgaGCAACTCTGTCCAATTGCTTAATCTTGCTATGAATCATGTTGAAAACAGAGATAATACATGCTCCTAATACCCTCTTAATGGATGTCACTatttaaaaaggtaatatctaaaTACATTTGAGTTATTGGAAAACATTGTTCTATAAATTGAGCAACTGAAAAGGTAGAGGGGACAACTCATAGTCCCTTATAGGGTCTCAAGACCTCAAATTCTAATGTCAGCatactctctttccttctctccctccttgcccctcttccccctccctaaTCTTACATGCCTAGTACTATTCACTGTCATTCCTAGTTCATTCAGTATTTAGTGAATACCAATGGCACCTCAGGCACTATCCTAAATACATAGGCATAGGAAGATTTGCCCCCAAGAAACACAATCTGACAGAGAGACAAGTACATAGATATTCTAAACCTATGTGAGCCTTGCACAGAATGGAAtgggaaaaggaagaagcaacAGCTTCTACCCAGGAGAGTCATTAGCCCTTATCTTATCTATGTACTTGTATTGTGTCCCCACACAATGTTAAACTACTGGTGAACAAGGGCTATAGCACTCAATAAATAACCAGTGAATGAATGAGCCCCTGCCTCTGGCTCCATCTCCCCAAATAACTGAGCGCTAACTACCCTTTCAGCTAATGCACTGTCTCTTCAAGTAAAACCTGGAGGATAACCAGTATCAGAAATAGCTGGAGTGGTTAATACAATTCACATTTCTTTGCCTCACTCCAGATTTACTGAATCAATCAGTAGCAACATGCCCAGGAGTCTAAACTTTTAACAAATACTCTCCATTGAATATCAGGTATTCTCAAAATTTGAGAAACAATGCCTTCGAATGTTTGGATAAAATCAGAGCAGCACCAAGACACTGAGATTTAGATATGACTTCCTGATCACCATAAACCAGTGCCCAAAGTCATAAGCCCTGATGAGCTCGCTTATACCAGGTCTCAATGTAGGCAGAGATGGGTGGCTCAGCAGCTAACCCTGAGGCCTAAATTGCAATCTGGTTCAGTCTgaagatgctttttattttaattgcttatcttattttattttaatctcttctatttctgCCTCTTGTTGCCACCACCAGCCCTTCTCAATTGTTAAGCAACTAAAGCCATCCATGCCAGTGGGCTAAATATCCAAACATCCAAACATCTTAAGCATCCAGAATGACATATGGAACTCTAAACTTTAAAACATCAGATGGGGTGAAGCAACCCAaagattttcacaataaaaaataaaccaacaatGAAAGTAGGACCAAATATCATATTATATCATAGGCTTCTAATCAACTCTTTAAAGGAAATACATCCTGGACTATTTCTGTTAGCAGTGGTGCACCTGAGATGGAGGGGAAGTTAGCATTCATTGAATACCAACTGCATACTAGTAACTATTCACACATCtgcttattttatcttttaggCAACTCAAGGACAAATTATCTCCAAGATAATAATTTAATGCCCTCTCTAAGTCACAGAGTTATTTAACCCCAAAGCCAGGATTCCAAAGTCCTTATGTCTAATTCCATATCCATGTTTTTCCTCTAGATAAGGCAAAGACTAGAAAAGGTTTGCCAACGGCCCTATCAAGAAGCCTTTATCCAGTACCTTTGGGTAGACTGGACACCACAGGTGAAGGGTATCTCCTGGGCCTTTCTGCTATAAGGTTGTCAGCACATGCA encodes:
- the LOC143648468 gene encoding transmembrane protein 45A-like isoform X4 encodes the protein MGSFRGHAIPGSFFIIGGLWWGTKSILKYACKKYKHTCYLDSKVLFHRLEILEGIVLIIMALIGICGEQFMPGGSYLTIYDYKEGQWNQLLGWQHCTMYFFFGLLGMANILCFTISSLPVSVTRLMLSNALFVEAFVFYNHTHGREMLDIYVHQLLVLVVTVTGLVAFMEFLMWKNVLLELLRSSLILLQGSWFWQVAFVLYPPSGRPEWDQKDHDNIMFLTICFCWHYAVALIIIFMTYTFVTWLVKSKLKRFCPSEVGLLKNAEREQESEDEM
- the LOC143648468 gene encoding transmembrane protein 45A-like isoform X2, whose protein sequence is MKTEMGSFRGHAIPGSFFIIGGLWWGTKSILKYACKKYKHTCYLDSKVLFHRLEILEGIVLIIMALIGICGEQFMPGGSYLTIYDYKEGQWNQLLGWQHCTMYFFFGLLGMANILCFTISSLPVSVTRLMLSNALFVEAFVFYNHTHGREMLDIYVHQLLVLVVTVTGLVAFMEFLMWKNVLLELLRSSLILLQGSWFWQVAFVLYPPSGRPEWDQKDHDNIMFLTICFCWHYAVALIIIFMTYTFVTWLVKSKLKRFCPSEVGLLKNAEREQESEDEM
- the LOC143648468 gene encoding transmembrane protein 45A-like isoform X1 — protein: MFTECPPLVRQVLGEAVKTEMGSFRGHAIPGSFFIIGGLWWGTKSILKYACKKYKHTCYLDSKVLFHRLEILEGIVLIIMALIGICGEQFMPGGSYLTIYDYKEGQWNQLLGWQHCTMYFFFGLLGMANILCFTISSLPVSVTRLMLSNALFVEAFVFYNHTHGREMLDIYVHQLLVLVVTVTGLVAFMEFLMWKNVLLELLRSSLILLQGSWFWQVAFVLYPPSGRPEWDQKDHDNIMFLTICFCWHYAVALIIIFMTYTFVTWLVKSKLKRFCPSEVGLLKNAEREQESEDEM
- the LOC143648468 gene encoding transmembrane protein 45A-like isoform X3 is translated as MTEMGSFRGHAIPGSFFIIGGLWWGTKSILKYACKKYKHTCYLDSKVLFHRLEILEGIVLIIMALIGICGEQFMPGGSYLTIYDYKEGQWNQLLGWQHCTMYFFFGLLGMANILCFTISSLPVSVTRLMLSNALFVEAFVFYNHTHGREMLDIYVHQLLVLVVTVTGLVAFMEFLMWKNVLLELLRSSLILLQGSWFWQVAFVLYPPSGRPEWDQKDHDNIMFLTICFCWHYAVALIIIFMTYTFVTWLVKSKLKRFCPSEVGLLKNAEREQESEDEM